A segment of the Mercurialis annua linkage group LG4, ddMerAnnu1.2, whole genome shotgun sequence genome:
GCTATATGTGAACTCTCAATCCCCTTTGTTCAaagaaaataatacaaaaagatGGTGAAAGGTTTGAAGCTAAAATTCTGCCGAGTGATCACATCCTTCAATTCTTGCCGCTCCAAAGACCCAGCGTATCTTCCATTTCATCCTGTCCCTTCATTTCTCAAACTCTCTCCGGTCGAACATCATCTCCCACCTCCACAACCACCCTCCATCAAACGCCATATATCTTCGACTTTCACTTCAATTAGCTGCCGGTTCCGATCATCGGAATCGCCACCGTCTTCACCACCTTCTCCACCTCCTCCCGAGTTCCAATGGAAACAAGAAAAGAAATGGCATGTTGTAGCCAAAATCTTGGATCAGGATAATTACACTACTCCTCATCGGAAAAGTTTGCTTCCTCCACCTCCACCAACAAACACGGCGGAGAAGAAAAAACAAAGGATTAGAAGGGAAAAGAACGTGTCGCCAAGGGTACTTCTCCGTCTCAGCAATTCTTCATCTGACGGCGATGATCAAAACAGAAGCTTCTCGACAGATTACAAGAATAAATATGATTGCaaggagaaaaagaagaaggttAAAAGGG
Coding sequences within it:
- the LOC126676621 gene encoding transcription repressor OFP7 encodes the protein MVKGLKLKFCRVITSFNSCRSKDPAYLPFHPVPSFLKLSPVEHHLPPPQPPSIKRHISSTFTSISCRFRSSESPPSSPPSPPPPEFQWKQEKKWHVVAKILDQDNYTTPHRKSLLPPPPPTNTAEKKKQRIRREKNVSPRVLLRLSNSSSDGDDQNRSFSTDYKNKYDCKEKKKKVKRGKRYVSRNMKNDGDDESLSSSSPARLSRFQWLIPCTVEGKVKESFAVVKKSEEPYEDFKRSMMEMIMEKQMFEAKDLEQLLQCFLSLNSGDHHGIIVQAFCEIWEALFCN